In a single window of the Chionomys nivalis chromosome 11, mChiNiv1.1, whole genome shotgun sequence genome:
- the Acap3 gene encoding arf-GAP with coiled-coil, ANK repeat and PH domain-containing protein 3 isoform X2, with translation MTVEFEECIKDSPRFRATIDEVETDVVEIEAKLDKLVKLCSGMIEAGKAYVTTNRLFVSGVRDLSLQCQGDTVISECLQRFGDSLQEMVNYHTILFDQAQRSVRQQLHNFVKEDVRKFKETKKQFDKVREDMELSLVRNAQAPRHRPHEVEEATGALTLTRKCFRHLALDYVLQINVLQAKKKFEILDSMLSFMHAQYSFFQQGYSLLHQLDPYMKKLAAELDQLVIDSAVEKREMERKHAAIQQRDFSYDEPKVEFDVDAPSGVVMEGYLFKRASNAFKTWNRRWFSIQNSQLVYQKKLKDALTVVVDDLRLCSVKPCEDIERRFCFEVVSPTKSCMLQADSEKLRQAWVQAVQASIASAYRESPDSCYSERLDRTASPSTSSIDSTTDSRERGVKGESVLQRVQSVAGNSQCGDCGQPDPRWASINLGVLLCIECSGIHRSLGVHCSKVRSLTLDSWEPELLKLMCELGNSTMNQIYEAQCEGPGIRKPTASSSRQDKEAWIKDKYVEKKFLRKLTSAPTREAPRRWRAQKCQRPQSSPHAPTTRRKVRLEPVLPSIAALSSAGTVERKFRRDSLFCPDELDSLFSYFDAGAAGAGPRSLSSDSGLGGSSDGSSDVLAFGTGSVVDSVTEEEGAESEESNSEADGDSEAWSLADVRELHPGLLAHQAARTRDLPALAAALAHGAEVNWADAADEGKTPLVQAVLGGSLIVCEFLLQNGADVNQRDSLGRAPLHHATLLGRTGQVCLFLKRGADQHALDQEQQDPLTIAIQAANADIVTLLRLARMAEEMREAEAAPGQPGPLPGSSPTELQYRRCIQEFIGLHLEES, from the exons GGCAACCATTGATGAGGTAGAAACTGATGTGGTTGAGATTGAAGCTAAACTGGACAAG CTGGTCAAGTTGTGCAGCGGCATGATCGAAGCTGGCAAGGCGTATGTTACCACCAACAGGCTCTTCGTGAGTGGCGTCCGAGACCTGTCCCTGCAGTGCCAGGGTGACACCGTCATTTCG GAATGCCTGCAGAGGTTTGGAGACAGCCTGCAGGAAATGGTCAACTATCACACG aTCCTGTTTGACCAGGCCCAGAGGTCGGTGCGGCAGCAGCTCCACAACTTTGTCAAAGA GGATGTGCGCAAgttcaaagagacaaagaagcagTTTGACAAAGTGCGGGAGGACATGGAGTTGTCCTTGGTGAGGAATGCCCAAGCCCCAAGGCACCGGCCCCATGAAGTAGAGGAGGCCACAGGTGCCCTCACTCTCACCCGGAAGTGCTTCCGCCACTTGGCGCTGGACTACGTGCTCCAG ATCAACGTCCTCCAGGCCAAGAAGAAGTTTGAGATCTTAGATTCT ATGCTGTCTTTTATGCATGCCCAGTACAGTTTCTTCCAGCAGGGATACAGTCTTCTCCACCAGCTGGACCCCTACATGAAGAAGCTGGCAGCCGAG CTGGACCAGCTTGTGATTGACTCTGCCGTGGAGAAGCGTGAGATGGAACGCAAGCATGCTGCCATTCAGCAACGG GACTTTTCCTACGATGAGCCAAAAGTGGAGTTTGATGTGGATGCACCAAGTGGCGTGGTAATGGAGGGCTACCTCTTTAAGAGAGCCAGCAATGCCTTCAAGACGTGGAACCG ACGATGGTTCTCCATTCAGAACAGCCAGCTGGTCTACCAGAAGAAACTCAAG GATGCGCTGACTGTGGTGGTTGACGACCTGCGTCTGTGCTCCGTGAAGCCGTGTGAGGACATTGAGCGGAGGTTCTGCTTTGAAGTTGTGTCACCTACCAA GAGCTGTATGCTACAGGCTGACtctgagaagctgagacaggCTTGGGTTCAAGCTGTGCAGGCCAGCATTGCCTCTGCCTACCGGGAAAGTCCAGACAGCTGCTATAGTGAG AGGTTGGACCGCACAGCATCACCGTCAACAAGCAGCATTGATTCCACCACGGACTCTCGGGAACGTGGAGTCAAAGGCGAGAGCGTGCTGCAGCGTGTTCAGAGTGTGGCTGGCAACAGCCAGTGTGGCGACTGTGGCCAGCCAGACCCTCGCTGGGCCAGCATCAACCTGGGTGTGCTGCTCTGTATTGAGTGCTCCGGCATCCACAG GAGTTTGGGTGTTCACTGCTCTAAGGTACGGTCCCTGACACTGGATTCCTGGGAGCCAGAGCTGCTAAAG CTGATGTGTGAGCTTGGAAATAGTACCATGAACCAGATCTATGAGGCCCAGTGTGAGGGCCCAGGCATTAGAAAACCCACAGCAAGCAGTTCCAG ACAGGACAAAGAGGCATGGATTAAGGACAAATATGTTGAAAAGAAGTTTCTGAGGAAGCTGACCTCTGCACCAACCCGAGAGGCCCCAAGACGCTGGAGGGCACAGAAGTGCCAGCGCCCGCAAAGCTCCCCCCACGCCCCTACTACCCGCCGCAAGGTCCGGCTTGAGCCTGTCCTGCCCTCCATCGCTGCTTTGTCCTCAG CTGGCACTGTGGAGCGCAAGTTCCGCCGAGACTCCCTCTTCTGCCCAGATGAGCTGGACTCCCTCTTCTCCTACTTTGATGCAGGGGCTGCTGGGGCTGGTCCACGCA GTCTAAGCAGTGACAGTGGTCTCGGAGGCAGCTCTGATGGCAGTTCAGATGTCCTGGCCTTCGGCACAGGTTCTGTGGTGGACAGTGTCACCGAGGAAG AGGGTGCCGAGTCCGAGGAGTCCAACAGTGAGGCAGATGGAGACTCGGAGGCCTGGAGCCTGGCAGATGTGCGGGAACTGCACCCTGGGCTACTGGCACACCAAGCAGCACGGACTCGCGATCTCCctgcactggctgcagcactGGCCCACGGAGCTGAAGTTAACTGGGCTGATGCAGCAGATGAGGGCAAGACGCCACTGGTACAGGCTGTGTTAGGG GGTTCCTTGATTGTCTGCGAGTTCCTTCTACAAAATGGGGCTGATGTGAACCAAAGAGACAGCCTTGGCCGGGCACCTTTGCACCATGCTACACTCTTGGGCCGCACTGG CCAGGTCTGTCTATTCCTGAAGCGGGGGGCTGACCAGCATGCCCTGGACCAGGAGCAGCAGGATCCGCTGACCATCGCAATTCAAGCGGCGAACGCTGACATTGTCACACT ACTCCGCCTGGCCCGCATGGCTGAGGAGATGAGAGAAGCTGAGGCGGCCCCTGGCCAGCCAGGCCCCCTGCCAGGAAGCAGTCCTACCGAGCTGCAGTACCGCAGGTGCATCCAGGAGTTCATTGGCCTCCACTTGGAGGAAAGCTAG
- the Acap3 gene encoding arf-GAP with coiled-coil, ANK repeat and PH domain-containing protein 3 isoform X1 translates to MTVEFEECIKDSPRFRATIDEVETDVVEIEAKLDKLVKLCSGMIEAGKAYVTTNRLFVSGVRDLSLQCQGDTVISECLQRFGDSLQEMVNYHTILFDQAQRSVRQQLHNFVKEDVRKFKETKKQFDKVREDMELSLVRNAQAPRHRPHEVEEATGALTLTRKCFRHLALDYVLQINVLQAKKKFEILDSMLSFMHAQYSFFQQGYSLLHQLDPYMKKLAAELDQLVIDSAVEKREMERKHAAIQQRTLLQDFSYDEPKVEFDVDAPSGVVMEGYLFKRASNAFKTWNRRWFSIQNSQLVYQKKLKDALTVVVDDLRLCSVKPCEDIERRFCFEVVSPTKSCMLQADSEKLRQAWVQAVQASIASAYRESPDSCYSERLDRTASPSTSSIDSTTDSRERGVKGESVLQRVQSVAGNSQCGDCGQPDPRWASINLGVLLCIECSGIHRSLGVHCSKVRSLTLDSWEPELLKLMCELGNSTMNQIYEAQCEGPGIRKPTASSSRQDKEAWIKDKYVEKKFLRKLTSAPTREAPRRWRAQKCQRPQSSPHAPTTRRKVRLEPVLPSIAALSSAGTVERKFRRDSLFCPDELDSLFSYFDAGAAGAGPRSLSSDSGLGGSSDGSSDVLAFGTGSVVDSVTEEEGAESEESNSEADGDSEAWSLADVRELHPGLLAHQAARTRDLPALAAALAHGAEVNWADAADEGKTPLVQAVLGGSLIVCEFLLQNGADVNQRDSLGRAPLHHATLLGRTGQVCLFLKRGADQHALDQEQQDPLTIAIQAANADIVTLLRLARMAEEMREAEAAPGQPGPLPGSSPTELQYRRCIQEFIGLHLEES, encoded by the exons GGCAACCATTGATGAGGTAGAAACTGATGTGGTTGAGATTGAAGCTAAACTGGACAAG CTGGTCAAGTTGTGCAGCGGCATGATCGAAGCTGGCAAGGCGTATGTTACCACCAACAGGCTCTTCGTGAGTGGCGTCCGAGACCTGTCCCTGCAGTGCCAGGGTGACACCGTCATTTCG GAATGCCTGCAGAGGTTTGGAGACAGCCTGCAGGAAATGGTCAACTATCACACG aTCCTGTTTGACCAGGCCCAGAGGTCGGTGCGGCAGCAGCTCCACAACTTTGTCAAAGA GGATGTGCGCAAgttcaaagagacaaagaagcagTTTGACAAAGTGCGGGAGGACATGGAGTTGTCCTTGGTGAGGAATGCCCAAGCCCCAAGGCACCGGCCCCATGAAGTAGAGGAGGCCACAGGTGCCCTCACTCTCACCCGGAAGTGCTTCCGCCACTTGGCGCTGGACTACGTGCTCCAG ATCAACGTCCTCCAGGCCAAGAAGAAGTTTGAGATCTTAGATTCT ATGCTGTCTTTTATGCATGCCCAGTACAGTTTCTTCCAGCAGGGATACAGTCTTCTCCACCAGCTGGACCCCTACATGAAGAAGCTGGCAGCCGAG CTGGACCAGCTTGTGATTGACTCTGCCGTGGAGAAGCGTGAGATGGAACGCAAGCATGCTGCCATTCAGCAACGG ACACTGCTGCAG GACTTTTCCTACGATGAGCCAAAAGTGGAGTTTGATGTGGATGCACCAAGTGGCGTGGTAATGGAGGGCTACCTCTTTAAGAGAGCCAGCAATGCCTTCAAGACGTGGAACCG ACGATGGTTCTCCATTCAGAACAGCCAGCTGGTCTACCAGAAGAAACTCAAG GATGCGCTGACTGTGGTGGTTGACGACCTGCGTCTGTGCTCCGTGAAGCCGTGTGAGGACATTGAGCGGAGGTTCTGCTTTGAAGTTGTGTCACCTACCAA GAGCTGTATGCTACAGGCTGACtctgagaagctgagacaggCTTGGGTTCAAGCTGTGCAGGCCAGCATTGCCTCTGCCTACCGGGAAAGTCCAGACAGCTGCTATAGTGAG AGGTTGGACCGCACAGCATCACCGTCAACAAGCAGCATTGATTCCACCACGGACTCTCGGGAACGTGGAGTCAAAGGCGAGAGCGTGCTGCAGCGTGTTCAGAGTGTGGCTGGCAACAGCCAGTGTGGCGACTGTGGCCAGCCAGACCCTCGCTGGGCCAGCATCAACCTGGGTGTGCTGCTCTGTATTGAGTGCTCCGGCATCCACAG GAGTTTGGGTGTTCACTGCTCTAAGGTACGGTCCCTGACACTGGATTCCTGGGAGCCAGAGCTGCTAAAG CTGATGTGTGAGCTTGGAAATAGTACCATGAACCAGATCTATGAGGCCCAGTGTGAGGGCCCAGGCATTAGAAAACCCACAGCAAGCAGTTCCAG ACAGGACAAAGAGGCATGGATTAAGGACAAATATGTTGAAAAGAAGTTTCTGAGGAAGCTGACCTCTGCACCAACCCGAGAGGCCCCAAGACGCTGGAGGGCACAGAAGTGCCAGCGCCCGCAAAGCTCCCCCCACGCCCCTACTACCCGCCGCAAGGTCCGGCTTGAGCCTGTCCTGCCCTCCATCGCTGCTTTGTCCTCAG CTGGCACTGTGGAGCGCAAGTTCCGCCGAGACTCCCTCTTCTGCCCAGATGAGCTGGACTCCCTCTTCTCCTACTTTGATGCAGGGGCTGCTGGGGCTGGTCCACGCA GTCTAAGCAGTGACAGTGGTCTCGGAGGCAGCTCTGATGGCAGTTCAGATGTCCTGGCCTTCGGCACAGGTTCTGTGGTGGACAGTGTCACCGAGGAAG AGGGTGCCGAGTCCGAGGAGTCCAACAGTGAGGCAGATGGAGACTCGGAGGCCTGGAGCCTGGCAGATGTGCGGGAACTGCACCCTGGGCTACTGGCACACCAAGCAGCACGGACTCGCGATCTCCctgcactggctgcagcactGGCCCACGGAGCTGAAGTTAACTGGGCTGATGCAGCAGATGAGGGCAAGACGCCACTGGTACAGGCTGTGTTAGGG GGTTCCTTGATTGTCTGCGAGTTCCTTCTACAAAATGGGGCTGATGTGAACCAAAGAGACAGCCTTGGCCGGGCACCTTTGCACCATGCTACACTCTTGGGCCGCACTGG CCAGGTCTGTCTATTCCTGAAGCGGGGGGCTGACCAGCATGCCCTGGACCAGGAGCAGCAGGATCCGCTGACCATCGCAATTCAAGCGGCGAACGCTGACATTGTCACACT ACTCCGCCTGGCCCGCATGGCTGAGGAGATGAGAGAAGCTGAGGCGGCCCCTGGCCAGCCAGGCCCCCTGCCAGGAAGCAGTCCTACCGAGCTGCAGTACCGCAGGTGCATCCAGGAGTTCATTGGCCTCCACTTGGAGGAAAGCTAG